In Verrucomicrobiia bacterium, the following are encoded in one genomic region:
- a CDS encoding M23 family metallopeptidase codes for MHKLLLTLFGLAILGTGLFFVRNDTPPRATPSPTASPVISPSPSSVPTADATPQPTPTPTYTFPIAEFRERATKKVVGTFVSPSNSPVQPERFRGYHTAVDVEYGDITSDIPVMAIAAGTVVRSTVVDGYGGLVVIEHLFQKEKVYSIYGHLRPSSLIKEGPVKRGDQLGVLGTAYSAETSGERRHLHFGLLKSDSIDLRGYVQDKAELTKWLDPLTFF; via the coding sequence ATGCACAAACTTCTCCTTACACTTTTTGGGCTTGCCATCCTGGGGACAGGGCTTTTCTTTGTGCGCAATGACACGCCCCCCAGGGCTACTCCTAGCCCTACTGCCTCCCCCGTTATATCTCCCTCGCCCAGCTCCGTCCCCACCGCTGACGCCACTCCGCAACCCACACCCACTCCCACCTACACCTTTCCCATTGCAGAGTTCCGGGAGCGCGCCACCAAAAAGGTAGTAGGCACGTTTGTAAGCCCCTCCAACTCACCTGTACAGCCAGAGCGCTTTAGGGGCTACCACACAGCCGTAGATGTAGAGTATGGCGATATCACCAGCGACATCCCCGTGATGGCTATTGCTGCCGGGACCGTGGTCCGCAGCACCGTAGTGGATGGCTACGGCGGACTGGTTGTCATTGAACATCTTTTTCAAAAAGAAAAAGTATACAGCATCTATGGCCACCTCCGGCCATCTTCACTTATTAAGGAAGGTCCAGTGAAGCGAGGTGACCAGCTAGGGGTACTAGGCACGGCCTATAGCGCCGAGACGAGTGGGGAAAGGCGCCACCTGCACTTTGGCTTGCTTAAAAGCGATTCCATTGACCTTAGGGGGTACGTGCAGGACAAGGCAGAGCTCACCAAATGGCTTGACCCGCTGACCTTCTTCTAA
- a CDS encoding sigma-70 family RNA polymerase sigma factor — protein MTATSIEEAAIAQCQAGDQQAFGVLYEAHVEAMYAYFFYRVQERELAEDLVSQLFMRALSRIKQYKGEKGSFKGWLYRLARNILIDHYRSHKKVSSLEEAEQVAGKDDVAKAASTRHQLAAVEAYLQKLPDAQRDMVYMRLWDELSYEEIAELTGKSIGSCKMILSRTLRTVRHDLAHVLLGFILMIITLQ, from the coding sequence ATGACAGCTACCTCCATAGAAGAAGCGGCGATTGCCCAATGCCAGGCCGGCGACCAGCAGGCCTTTGGCGTGCTGTACGAGGCTCATGTAGAGGCAATGTATGCCTACTTCTTTTACCGGGTGCAAGAAAGGGAGTTGGCCGAGGACTTGGTGTCCCAGCTTTTCATGCGGGCGTTGTCCAGAATCAAGCAGTACAAAGGCGAGAAAGGCAGCTTTAAGGGTTGGCTTTACCGCCTCGCGCGCAACATCCTTATTGACCACTACCGCTCCCACAAAAAAGTTTCTTCTTTGGAAGAAGCAGAGCAGGTGGCGGGGAAGGATGACGTGGCTAAGGCTGCATCTACCCGCCATCAGTTGGCGGCAGTGGAGGCATACCTGCAAAAGCTCCCGGATGCCCAACGCGATATGGTGTATATGCGCCTGTGGGACGAGCTTTCCTATGAAGAAATTGCAGAGCTTACTGGCAAAAGCATTGGCAGCTGCAAAATGATACTTTCACGCACCTTGCGCACCGTCCGCCACGACTTGGCGCACGTGCTGCTTGGTTTCATCCTTATGATAATTACCCTCCAATGA
- a CDS encoding DUF3052 domain-containing protein yields MNTLEGYSATPLVAKLGIKEGTTVHVVHSPAEYADLLGPLPLEASIKPGKPMERVDFIHLFVTRKDELRRELVSLVDVLRPHGTIWISWPKKASGFATDLTEDTLREVCLPLGLVDVKVCAVSQVWSGLKFVWRKEVRPTVAG; encoded by the coding sequence ATGAATACACTTGAAGGATACTCCGCCACCCCCTTGGTAGCCAAGCTTGGCATTAAGGAAGGCACTACTGTGCATGTGGTGCACAGCCCCGCGGAGTACGCAGATCTCCTCGGACCATTACCCCTCGAGGCATCGATCAAACCTGGAAAGCCTATGGAACGAGTGGACTTCATTCACCTGTTCGTAACCAGGAAAGACGAGCTCCGTCGAGAGCTTGTATCGTTGGTCGATGTACTACGTCCCCACGGTACCATTTGGATTAGTTGGCCCAAGAAAGCGAGTGGCTTTGCGACGGACTTAACAGAAGACACACTCCGAGAAGTGTGTCTTCCCCTGGGCCTGGTAGACGTCAAGGTCTGCGCAGTTTCCCAGGTTTGGTCGGGCCTGAAGTTTGTCTGGCGGAAAGAGGTGCGCCCTACTGTTGCGGGATAG
- the msrB gene encoding peptide-methionine (R)-S-oxide reductase MsrB — MEKIVKTEEEWRKELSPEQYRVLREKGTEPPFANEYWDNHELGTYVCGACGLPLFSAEAKFNSGSGWPSFFTPLVDEAVELVGDTTHGMVRDELVCARCGSHLGHVFDDGPAPTGKRYCMNSLSLRFYPEE; from the coding sequence ATGGAGAAGATTGTCAAAACCGAGGAAGAGTGGCGGAAGGAACTGAGCCCCGAACAGTACCGGGTCCTAAGGGAAAAGGGCACAGAGCCTCCTTTTGCCAACGAGTATTGGGATAACCATGAATTGGGCACGTATGTGTGTGGTGCCTGTGGCTTGCCCCTCTTTAGTGCGGAAGCCAAGTTTAACTCTGGGTCAGGTTGGCCCAGCTTCTTTACGCCCCTTGTAGACGAAGCGGTGGAGTTGGTAGGCGATACAACCCACGGCATGGTGCGCGATGAGCTGGTCTGTGCCCGCTGTGGCTCTCACCTGGGGCATGTCTTTGACGATGGCCCAGCCCCAACAGGGAAGCGGTACTGCATGAACTCGCTCTCCCTTCGTTTTTACCCGGAGGAATAA
- the msrA gene encoding peptide-methionine (S)-S-oxide reductase MsrA: protein MTETITLGGGCFWCIEAVLQDLRGVESVVSGYSGGSVANPTYEQVCGERTGHVEVVQVVFKPEEISLHDLLTIFFTLHDPTQLNRQGNDIGRRYRSVIFYHTPEQEAMANAVIKEMVHKEVWPGKIVTTLEPFEAFYPAGEDHQRYYERNMDQAYCQVIIAPKVRKLRKFYSDKLRDQ from the coding sequence ATGACAGAAACAATCACCTTGGGTGGCGGTTGCTTTTGGTGCATCGAAGCGGTCCTCCAAGATTTGAGAGGGGTAGAATCGGTAGTTTCCGGGTATTCAGGCGGGAGCGTGGCCAACCCCACCTATGAGCAGGTGTGCGGTGAGCGCACAGGTCACGTTGAGGTGGTGCAAGTGGTTTTTAAACCAGAAGAGATTTCCTTGCATGACTTGCTGACTATCTTCTTTACCTTGCATGACCCCACACAGCTAAACCGTCAGGGGAACGACATTGGCCGACGGTACCGATCGGTAATCTTTTATCATACCCCCGAACAGGAGGCTATGGCGAATGCGGTGATAAAAGAAATGGTGCACAAAGAGGTTTGGCCAGGGAAGATTGTGACTACCCTTGAGCCGTTTGAGGCTTTTTACCCGGCGGGGGAGGACCATCAGCGCTATTATGAGCGGAACATGGACCAGGCGTATTGCCAAGTAATCATCGCGCCAAAGGTGAGGAAGCTCCGCAAGTTCTACTCAGACAAATTGCGGGACCAGTAG